A window of Catharus ustulatus isolate bCatUst1 chromosome 25, bCatUst1.pri.v2, whole genome shotgun sequence contains these coding sequences:
- the DEF6 gene encoding differentially expressed in FDCP 6 homolog produces the protein MGPGGFPGRPEQAALPPHGPPARAAPGTGSAGSAQPPPPPPAMDLRAELLKSIWYAFTALDVEKSGKVSKSQLKVLSHNLYTVLHIPHDPVALEEHFRDDDDGPVSSQGYMPYLNKYILDKVEEGAFVKGDFDELCWTLTAKKNYKPDRNGNSVVSHKDAFKLWCLFNFLSEDKYPLVMVPDEVEYLLKKICTAMNVELNSCELEDYLSQEPQGQGGLTVWQFLDMVNSGRLLRGIEQEAISMAVEEVYQEVIEDVLKQGYLWKRGQLRRNWSERWFMLKPSVLSYYMSEERKEKKGSIALDKHCCVEVLPDRDGKRCMFCVKTSSRTYEMSASDTRQRQEWTLAIQTAIRLQAEGKKSLHKDLKQKRREQREQREQRKAAKEEEMQRLKQLQEEKERKLQELELLKEAQRQAEILLQEEEQRRRQQHEEMQRTLEIQLQEAEQARASMQAEMVLKEAEAERQRKRILELEDMQERLQEALQQEVKARQDEEAVRYAQARLLAEEEEKLKELMKLKEEQEEYIIKTQREKQVLKLEMENKNKCLEEAQKQLEEVRVNRQRVDQDVMAAQRKLRQASTNVKHWNVQMNRLMHPIGPGDKRTNSSGGAFAGYQPLLSRRDSSLKLKQRMEDKGSDPTRENSKENMSNGGNSSVLPSPDVDTMATEPTN, from the exons ATGGGGCCCGGGGGGTTCCCGGGGCGCCCCGAGCAGGCGGCGCTCCCGCCCCACGGCCCGCCCGCCCGGGCGGCTCCAGGAACCGGATCCGCGGGCTCGGCacagccgccgccgccgccgccagccaTGGACCTGCGAGCCGAGCTGCTCAAGTCCATCTGGTACGCCTTCACCGCCCTGGACGTGGAGAAGAGCGGCAAGGTGTCCAAATCGCAGCTCAAA GTGCTGTCTCACAACCTGTACACGGTGCTGCACATCCCCCACGACCCCGTGGCACTGGAAGAACATTTCcgtgatgatgatgatgggcCAGTGTCCAGCCAGGGCTACATGCCCTACCTCAACAAGTACATCCTGGACAAG GTGGAGGAAGGCGCTTTTGTCAAAGGAGACTTCGATGAGCTCTGCTGGACCCTGACAGCAAAGAAGAACTACAAACCTGACCGGAATGGGAACAGTGTTGTATCCCACAAGGATGCCTTCAAGCTCTGGTGTCTCTTCAACTTTCTGTCTGAAGACAAATACCCTCTTGTCATGGTGCCAGATGAG GTGGAATACCTGCTGAAGAAGATCTGCACAGCCATGAACGTGGAGCTGAACTCCTGCGAGCTGGAAGATTACCTGTCCCAGGAGCCGCAGGGGCAGGGCGGGCTCACGGTCTGGCAGTTCCTGGACATGGTGAACTCAGGGCGGCTGCTGAGAGGCATTGAGCAGGAGGCCATCAGCATGGCCGTGGAGGAGGTGTACCAGGAGGTCATCGAGGATGTGCTCAAACAG GGCTACCTCTGGAAAAGGGGGCAGCTGAGGAGGAACTGGTCAGAGCGGTGGTTCATGCTGAAGCCCAGTGTCCTGTCCTACTACATGAGTGAGGAACGGAAGGAGAAGAAGGGGAGCATTGCGTTGGACAAGCACTGCTGTGTGGAG gtgtTGCCAGACAGGGATGGGAAGAGGTGCATGTTCTGTGTGAAGACCTCGTCCCGCACCTACGAGATGAGCGCCTCTGACACCCGGCAGCGCCAGGAGTGGACACTTG CCATCCAGACAGCCAtcaggctgcaggcagagggaaagaaGTCCCTGCACAAGGACCTGAAGCAGAAGCGACgggagcagcgggagcagcgggagcagcGCAAGGCGGCCAAGGAGGAGGAGATGCAACGGCtcaagcagctgcaggaggaaaaggagaggaagctgcaggagctggagctgctcaagGAGGCCCAGAGGCAGGCAGagatcctgctgcaggaggaggagcagcggCGGAGGCAGCAGCACGAGGAGATGCAGAGGACCCTGGagatccagctgcaggaggctgagcaG GCTCGTGCCTCCATGCAGGCAGAGATGGTTCTgaaggaggcagaggcagagcgGCAGCGGAAGCgcatcctggagctggaggacatgcaggagaggctccaggaggccctgcagcaggaggtgaaAGCACGGCAGGACGAGGAGGCTGTGAGATATGCACAGGCCAG GCTACtggctgaggaagaggagaagctGAAAGAGCTGATGAAGCTGAAGGAGGAACAAGAAGAATATATCATCAAAACTCAGAGGGAGAAGCAAGTCCTCAAGCTGGAGATGGAGAACAAGAACAAGTGTCTGGAAGAGGCACAGAAGCAGCTGGAAGAAGTGAGAGTGAACAGGCAGCGGGTGGACCAAGATGTCATG gCGGCCCAGCGGAAGCTGCGACAGGCCAGCACCAACGTCAAGCACTGGAACGTCCAGATGAACCGACTGATGCACCCCATCGGGCCAGGAG ACAAGCGAACAAACTCAAGTGGAGGAGCCTTCGCTGGCTACCAGCCCCTTCTGTCACGGAGAGATTCTTCCCTCAAACTCAAGCAGAGGATGGAGGATAAAGGCAGTGACCCCACGAGGGagaacagcaaggaaaacatgAGCAATGGTGGGAACAGCAGCGTGTTGCCATCTCCAGATGTGGACACCATGGCCACAGAGCCCACCAATTAG
- the ZNF76 gene encoding zinc finger protein 76: MESLGLPAVTLGDGTTAYLQQAGRGEKLIEGQVIELEDGTTAYIHQVTVQKEAVAFEDGQPVLLEDGSMAFIHSTAKESYEPGTFQAVQLEDGSTAYIHRPVILAPGSTILEVQTETGLKDMAGKEENDSFDVDTMNALQKYDRKGSDEEEEGVTDTCHVKSEDSSNIPSQDLKEEEEVQSQRKGQQVGSRAFRCGYKGCGRLYTTAHHLKVHERAHTGDRPYTCVFPSCGKAFATGYGLKSHMRTHTGEKPYKCPEDLCNKAFKTSGDLQKHIRTHTGERPFKCPFVGCGRSFTTSNIRKVHIRTHTGERPYMCAEPGCGRGFTSATNYKNHMRIHTGEKPYLCTVPGCGKRFTEYSSLYKHHVVHTHCKPYTCSSCGKTYRQTSTLAMHKRSSHGELEATEESEQALYEQQQLEAAAAADRGSPLKSQHIAFLSKMEEDEEEDAVPTQVSLISQDGTEQVSLSQEELQALGSAIGMVTQSGVLAVPKEELAGGDAGTMTVASTDVTEAQEVTIVTSGAVVSEESDIAPLCLKQVALLATSHGTHISVQVEEQRSLEEALSMATAVIHYEPVPPDTALPEKGS, from the exons atggagagcctggggctgccagcagtGACCCTTGGGGACGGCACCACAGCCTAcctgcagcaggctggcagAG GTGAAAAGCTGATTGAAGGGCAAGTCATTGAACTTGAAGATGGGACCACAGCTTATATCCACCAGGTGACAGTTCAGAAAG aggCTGTGGCTTTTGAAGATGGGCAGCCAGTGTTGCTGGAGGATGGCAGCATGGCCTTCATACACAGCACAGCTAAAG AGAGTTATGAGCCTGGCACATTCCAGGCTGTGCAGCTAGAGGATGGCTCCACTGCCTACATCCACCGTCCTGTCATCTTGGCACCTGGCAGCACCATCCTGGAAGTGCAGACAGAAACTGGGCTCAAGGACAtggctgggaaggaggaaaacgATAGCTTTGATGTGGACACCATGAATGCATTGCAGAAGTATGACAGGAAG GGGTctgatgaggaagaggagggagtgACAGACACCTGCCATGTAAAGAGTGAGGACTCCAGCAACATCCCTTCCCAG GAtttgaaggaggaggaggaggtgcaAAGCCAGAGGAAGGGGCAGCAGGTCGGCAGCAGAGCTTTCCGCTGTGGGTACAAAGGCTGTGGCCGCCTCTACACCACTGCCCACCACCTCAAG gtaCATGAACGtgctcacacaggtgacaggcCATACACCTGTGTCTTCCCAAGCTGTGGGAAAGCATTTGCTACAG GGTATGGGCTGAAGAGTCACATGAgaacacacacaggtgagaaaCCGTACAAGTGTCCAGAAGACTTGTGCAACAAAGCCTTCAAAACCTCCGGGGATCTGCAGAAACACATCcgcacacacacag GTGAGCGTCCCTTCAAGTGCCCCTTTGTGGGCTGTGGCCGCTCCTTTACCACGTCCAACATCCGCAAGGTTCACATCCGGACGCACACGGGCGAGCGGCCCTACATgtgtgcagagcctggctgtggcaggggcTTCACCAGCGCCACCAACTACAAGAACCACATGAGAATCCACACAG GGGAGAAGCCGTACCTGTGCACCGTGCCAGGCTGTGGGAAGCGTTTCACAGAGTACTCCAGCCTGTACAAGCACCACGTGGTGCACACGCACTGCAAGCCCTACAcgtgcagcagctgtggcaagACCTACCGCCAGACCTCCACGCTGGCCATGCACAAGCGCAGCAGCCACGGCGAGCTGGAGGCCACCGAGGAGAGCGAGCAGGCCCTCTacgagcagcagcagctggagg ctgctgcagctgctgacagaGGCTCTCCACTGAAGAGTCAGCATATTGCTTTCCTGTCAAAGAtggaggaagatgaagaggaagatGCTGTGCCTACACAAGTCTCGCTTATCTCTCAGGATGGGACAGAGCAG GTCAGTCTGTctcaggaagagctgcaggccctgggcagtgccatcGGCATGGTGACACAGAGCGGGGTCCTCGCAGTGCCCAAGGAAGAGCTGGCAGGTGGTGATGCTGGGACCATGACTGTGGCCAGCACTGATGTCACCGAGGCACAGGAG GTGACCATAGTCACTTCTGGGGCAGTGGTGTCAGAGGAGTCGGACATCGCCCCGCTCTGTCTCAAGCAGGTGGCATTGCTGGCCACCTCCCATGGCACCCACATTTCTGTGCAG gtggAGGAGCAGCGGAGCCTGGAGGAAGCCCTCAGCATGGCCACAGCAGTGATCCACTACGAGCCAGTGCCAcctgacacagccctgcctgagaAGGGGAGCTga
- the RPL10A gene encoding 60S ribosomal protein L10a, whose protein sequence is MSSKVSRDTLYEAVKEVLHGSRAKKRKFVETVELQISLKNYDPQKDKRFSGTVRLKSTPRPKFSVCLLGDQQHCDEAKAVDIPHMDIEALKKLNKNKKLVKKLAKKYDAFLASESLIKQIPRILGPGLNKAGKFPSLLTHNENLVAKVDEVKSTIKFQMKKVLCLAVAVGHVKMTEDELVYNIHLAINFLVSLLKKNWQNVRALYIKSTMGKPQRLY, encoded by the exons ATGAG CAGCAAAGTGTCCCGGGATACCCTGTACGAGGCGGTGAAGGAGGTGCTGCACGGCAGCCGTGCCAAGAAGCGCAA GTTCGTGGAGACGGTGGAGCTGCAGATCAGCCTCAAGAACTATGACCCGCAGAAGGACAAGCGGTTCTCCGGTACCGTCAG GTTGAAGTCGACGCCACGGCCCAAATTCTCGGTCTGTCTGCTGGGGGATCAGCAGCACTGTGATGAGGCCAAAGCAGTCGACATCCCTCACATGGACATAGAGGCTCTGAAGAAGCTCAACAAAAATAAGAAGCTGGTGAAGAAGCTGG CTAAGAAGTACGATGCCTTCCTGGCTTCCGAGTCCTTGATCAAGCAAATTCCTCGAATCCTGGGCCCGGGCCTGAACAAAGCTGGGAAATTCCCTTCTCTGCTCACCCACAACGAGAACCTGGTGGCCAAGGTGGATGAGGTCAAGTCAACCATCAAGTTTCAGATGAAGAAG gtgctctgtctggctgtggctgtgggtcACGTGAAGATGACAGAGGATGAGCTCGTCTACAACATCCACCTGGCCATCAACttcctggtgtccctgctgaAGAAGAACTGGCAGAACGTGCGAGCTCTGTACATCAAGAGCACCATGGGGAAACCCCAGCGCCTCTACTAA